AGCATTGGCAAGGCAGTGGCCCCATTTGTTCTAGCAGGAAATTCATGTGCCATTTGAAGTTTGGCTAGTTGTTGCGCCGTGTCGGCAAACTCATGCTTATCTTGAAGCATCTGTACAGCTTTCTGAACCTGGCcaccaaaaaaattgttcagTAAAGAGACATCTTGTAAACGTGAGAAAAAAATGGCATAAATCTCATGAGAACAGTAAGTCAGACTCCACCGTACGTAGTTAAGAATAGCAGCTTGTGAAAATGTTCCGCCGTAACTCCTTAAGCAAAGGACGCACAGAACAAATGTGAAACGTAAATGCTGCCGTTAAAGTTTAGACTAGAAGCTCAATCTTGAAATCTGAAGAGCGTTTCAACTAACTTGACAAAGAACCAAGAGATTCGACAGTTACTTGGCTGGCCGTGCATCGATCTAACCTGTCTGATATTCTTGTCGAGGCACCGGAAGTTGACGGTGGCCTCGCTGTGATAATCCATGACGTCGCTCCGCAGCTCCCCGATGGATCTCTCGAGCTTGTAGCAGTAGAGCTCGAGCTGGGAGAGCCTCCCGCCGATGCCCTCGAGCGAATGCAGCAGCCCGTCGGCCTGCTTCTTCATGCACTCCTCCACGGCCGCCATGACCGCCTCCTTGGGGTAACAGCCCTCCTGGCCGTACACGTTGACGAACGTCCGCACCAGCCTCTTGTCCTGCGAATCCTGCTCTCGCAATCTCTCACTCAGAAACCGAGATCGAGGAAACCTCGCGTACGGACGGAGATCGACGCCGAATAGGGCAGGGCAGGAAAGGACGTAcctcggcgcggcggcgcgtctGGTCGAAGGAGCAGCGAGCGGGGTCGGGCGGGAGGCCGAAGGCGCCGGAGACGGATGCGGCGGCCGGGCGCGCGGGGGACGCCATGGGCGAAAAGCAAATGGCAGCTAGGGTTTTGGGTTGGTGGTGCGTGAGACTGGGGAGGAATGCGAAGCGAAGGAAGGGGCGAGGAAAGAGAGGCGGGCGGGCGCGTCGGGCGAGTGAAGGGGAGTAGAAGCAAAGCAGGGCAACGCAAAAAAGCAGAGTGAAACAGAGAAGTAAACCGGGGTtagtaaattaaaaaaaaatcggggaacagaaagaagaaaccaagcaaagcaaagcaaacgCAAGATGAGATCGGGGCGTGTGGGAAGAGCAATAAAAATGTGAGGAAAATGTGAGGACGACGAGACGAGAGGAGGCAAGTGGGGAAAGAGAGAGCGGGTGGGTGGACTTTGGGGACAGTGAGATGCGGAGCTGATCTGAGCGAGCCTTGTCTAGGATGATGGAGCTCTGGGTTAATTTGATGCGCTTGTGTTTGGAGAAGGGGGATCAGCCATGGGATTCCTTTGCTTTCCTTTGCTTGCCTTGCTGGACGGTAGTTTTCAGATGATCTGGTTGGTTTGGCGACGTCGGGTGCAGTGTCACCGTCCAGTCTCTGCCTCGTGAGTCATGTGCGcgcttaaaaaaaaactgtcaaTGGGTCTGCCAGGGTTGGTGCTAGTAGCAGTTTGCTTACTCTAATTTCGCTCTCTGCCCGATTCGTGAATCCAATCACGTATGGAATAGGCGATTACAAGTCTCGATCCACAATCTTCTGCTCGATGCTCCGTTTCCGCTAATCAAATTATATTTCTGTTTTACAAAATTGCATTTACATTTTCAtaatttctctctttttatGCGAAcaatttctctctttctcgATTTCTCTTCACGAAACAGAGGGAGAGATTTCATTCTGTTTTCGGAGATCCTAGAAAACATGTGGAGTAGCCATCATGCGTCGCTCATACTGTCGATAATCCATTGCAAGTTACCGGCAACCACTAAAAGTGGTAATGATATTTACTCTCTTTGCGTTTGTTTTACAGGGTCTACACCACACAGAATTTTAAGACAAACTTTGATAATAGTCGACATATGTAAACAAAAGCTGTTTTTTCAAATACAAATTTAATGATAATCGTTTTTTGTGTCACAACATTTTCCTTCTACTAGTGTAATTGCGGGTCAAAGTCTGAAATAAAAACTCATGCGGTTTCTTGTAAGCCAAATCGGAGTGAGTAACTTGAGACTCAGTCGTCTTTGCCATAAAACATGTGTTCCTTTTGTTGAACATAAAAGCACTTGAATTTTACGACCATCTTAACGGTACTCCGAACCTGTACCTCTAAGATTGTACCGCTCACTGGTCCAAATCAGACGAAACTGCACGAGTAACTTATCCAAACTTGCTACGTCCAGTCCACATATCATCCAAAAATCAACAAATAAGCATCCAAATCCATCAATATCAATATGCAAAATGTGATGATATCTAAATCCTGCTGGTCCCGATGAGTTTGCCTTTGTAGTTGGCCCACCCCACCAAGTTCACAACTTCCTCTCAATGTGGCCCCCAGACACTGCACTATGCAGCCAGCCACGTGCCGTCACGTGATGCCCAACGGGGCCCACATGTTATTTTATCCATATATAGCGATGAATACTATTACAATGAAATATATCATTCATATATTATATACCGATGGAATATACCATTCATATACCATATACTAAGAAAATATACCATTCATTATGTGTGAGATAATTGAGAAGTGGTCCTGGCCCAGCACCACGTGGCGGCTCGTGGGTGGCTACCGGCACTGGTAGGCCTCAATTTAACATTAATGATGAATAATATGAATTAAATTAACCCAattctttgaaaaaaaataactatttaACATTTCCTAGAGTGTTTTAATACGAAAAATGAATAATACTTAAACAATGTCAAAAGGTTAAAATATTTTTAGTGCTGCCATATTATGGGTATGAGCCCGAACTCTTCACAAAACATGTTCAATGCATGGCGTGTCATGTTGTGTCAGGTGAGCGAGCCTAGGTGTTGTTGTCTCTCCTTCTCATgccctaagagcatctccagccgcgcCCCCTAAATGAATTTGGGGGACGCCAGCGCTTAAAATCCGACGCAGTCCGGCACGGCCCAGAAAGTTATCCGGTGCCCCCAGCCCGAACCCAACAcaccggggggggggggggagcgggggcaccggctGGGGCGCAAAACCATGCGGGCTAGCACTGTCAGCGGCACGACCCCAAAAACAAACCCTACTTGCCCCGAATCGTCACCTTCCACCCCCGAATCGCCGCCGGAACCACCCCTCTCACCGGCGACTTCCACCCCCGAACCTGCTACCGCATAGATCTCCCCTTGCCGCCGCAGTTCCAGTTCccccgtccgccgccggccagttCCAGCACTGGTCGGTGCCCACCCAGCGGCCACCTCCTTGCTTCTTGCCGTCAAGGTGTTCGGCGATTTGCCAAGGCCGTGGATTCGGACGACAAAGAGATGCTCGCCGCGCTTTTTGACGAGGAAGTCGCCGCTGCCGATGATGCTGCCTCCGGGAAGGGGAGGATCGAGGAAGGGCCGCCGCAAGAGCAAGGCGAGGAAAAGGATGGAAGGCTACTGCATGTTGTACGCCGACTATTTCGCCGATCCATTGCACAACGATGTGATCTTTCGGCGCCGATTCAGAATGTCTCAGAAGCTTTTTTTGAAGATCGCCGAGTACCTCCGGGAGTACGACGATTACTTCAAATTGAAGAGGGATGCCGTCGGGACACTCAATTTCACATGAATTCAGAAATGCATGGTATCCTTGCGTTTGCTTGCTTTCGAAATTCCAGCCAATACACGGGACGACTACCTCCGCATGGCCGAGTCCACGGCCATCGATTGCATGCACAGGTTCTGTAGGGCAATTGTGGCAGTGTTTGGAGAGCAGTACTTGAGGACACCCACTGCAGAAGACACAGCTCGGATCATGGCACAAAATGCAAAAAGAGGATTCCCAGGTATGCTTGGCAACATCGACTGTATGCATTGGTCATGGAAGAATTGTCCATTTGCACACCAGGGCATGTACAAAAGCCACAAAGGATCATGCATTGTGGTGCTTGAGGTGGTGGCCGATCAGGATCTGTGGATTTGGCATGCATTCTTCGGTATGGCAGGATCGCacaatgacatcaatgtgctgcAATGGTCGAATGTGTTTGGAGCTTGTTGAAGGCACTGCTCCTTCGGTGAACTATGAGATCAATGGCCATGTGTACAACAATGGATACTACCTGGCAGATGGCATCTATCCAAGATGGTCGACCTTTGTGAAGACAATCTCAAACGCACTCGCAGGAGGAGCAAGATCTTGGTTTGCGATGCAACAGGAAGCATACATGAAGGATGTCGAGCGGGCATTTGGTGTGTTGCAGGCTCGATTTTCCATCATGCGTTACCCTGCTCTCACTTAGTCGAAAGATCAGATGTGGGAAGTCATGATTGCCTCCGTGATCATGCACAACATGATCATCAAGAGCGAACAGGAATGTCCGGTGTTTGACACTGAACCGTATGAACGGATGTGTCCTCTAGCCAATGTCAATCACCAGGTGTCGGCCGCCTTTGCTGCTTTCCTCGCCCGGCGGCAAGAAATTCAAGACGCCAGTACTCATCAGCAGGTTCAAGATGATTTGGTCGAGCATTTGTGGAGGCTTCGAGGAAACGTATAgcttttcttatttatttgcttgaatttgattaaatttgtttgaaatgtgattcaaaacttATCAAATAATGTGCTTGTTTCAATTTGCAATATTGTAAAATTTGGTTTGGGGAGGCGTTTGGGGGCACCGGCTATGAACCGGCTTGACCTTAAAAACAAATTCTAGCCGGCGCCCCTCATACGGCCGAAAAAAGTGACAGGCCGGACGCCAAATGGGGACGCGGCCGGAGATGCTCTAAGGGAGTCAAATGCACAAAACCGTAGGTGGTTCAACACCTCCCTTAGCAAGATGGGCCTGATCTTTGCACTCTTGATACTCCACCCAAAgagccttttgagatttttcagaaattatatAAGGGCAGGCCCAAAATTCAACACTTATTACTCATCAAACAAATGGTAATGTACATGGTGGGACATATATTGCACTCGAGGAATGCGTAGGAGCTGGAAATACATGGATGGTAATTGAGCATTCTGCGAAGGAACACAGAAGTTGCATATCACGTGCAAACAAAGTTTTATCAACAAGCTCCAGCAGAAATGAGTTCTAGACATGCTTAGGGAACAGTTCAGAGTGCACCTCAGAAATCTAGGGAGGGTAATGCTGTTGCTTTTGCAGCTCAACTTTAGCTGATGACATGGCTGCCATAATCTTGATTGAATTTTTCGTATTTATGTGTATGGAGATGAGCAGATGGCCGTGTATTCCTCAAAGCAAGTTCAATATCTTCTGCCGCTATTGGGCCTACTTCAGGCAACTCTGCAACATTTTAATCCCAAAAGGTGCTTAAATATCACTGAATTTACAATGGAGTTCCCGTAAAGATGGGAAATCACTAGTGAAGAACAGAGCACATACCATCCTCAGGAACTTCTTCTTGTGTACCTTCTAGAACTGCCATTAACCGTCTAAGGGGCTGCATTGCTGCTTCCTTGCACACAAGGCGTATATCAGAGCCTGAATATCCTTCAGTGTTCTCCACAAGAACATCATAGGGAATCCCCATCGTTACAGGAGTGGATGGTAAGAACTCTTCAAACATAGCATGTCTAGCTTCTGGCTCTGGTAAGGGCACAAGAATCTGATCGGACAAgctaaggaaaaaaaatacttttcttTAGGTAGAGAAATCAATGTAATCTCACAGGCTCACAGCCGAACTCTGGTACTCGAATACGATTGATCAACCGTTTCCACACATATAGGGTGAATTGCATACTCTAGTGCTTTAGGAAAATGACACCTTCAGTAAAGCCTGTGATGTGTTTTATGGACATGATCTTCCTCAAAATGTTCATAATTAAATATATTTCACCAACAAAGATCAAATTAATTGTTTGTCAAGTGGAATTGTTGGTATCCCTCCAAGATATAATTAccacaaaaacagaaaatgggCTCTCAAAACTTATATGCACACATGCAGTTAGTTATTACTAGATTGTCTAGAAAAGGATACACGTTTTTCCAATCGGCGTAACATTGCTGCATCCAATTCCCATGGTAAATTTGTGGCCGCTAGAACAAAAACAAGCTCACGGGTCTTGGTTAACCCATCCATCTGCAGCAATGAAATGTTATGGAACAACCAAAACACAGAGTCAAAACAGCCCATGCCAACATTAAGCATCCGGTAGATTATTATTCAACATGTCAACTTTAGGATGTTTCAAGTGCTGGCTGAATCATATGTGTTCAAGCTACAAGAGGTTTAAAGGCTTGTTCTCCAATTTCCTTCCTTCCATAATTTGTCATTGAGAAACTAACAACTAATGAGCATTGAAACATAATTCATAGTACTTTCTAAATTTTCAAGAAAGCTACCTGTATTAATAGTTCAGTCTTCAATCGCCGACTGGCTTCATGTTCGCTACGAGCTTCACCGCGTTGACTAATGATGGCATCAATCTCATCAAGGAAAATGGTAGACGGTGCATGATGCCTTGCAAGCTCAAATAAGACTTTTACTAGTTTCTCTGAGTCACCTGCACCATACTAACTATGAAAGTAAGAAAAACTTGATATATCTCGCTACAAATGGGGTAAACAAGAATTCCATGCACAATTAAGGATATGATGTTTGAGGTTATAATTAAATCTAGAAGCAGATAGGGGGTGCAATTATCTAAttgcaaatatattttctcaTATGTGGATAAATTTAAAGAGATATTCCATAGAGATTAGTGATGTTAGAGATTAGTAATGTTCCATAAATCAATGGTGTGGTCATTTTAAGTTTGTGGTGCAAGCAGGGAGCAGTGGACAGAATGGTTAAGGAAGACCGTTAAGTAATGCACAGTGTGACAAGATCACAGGCAAAAGGGTGCACCTGTCGTGCAAACAGTGAGCTGGTGGCAAGAAATGTCCGGAAGATTGCACGATGCATCGATGGGTAGCAGAAGGTTTGGAAGTTGCAGGTTCACAATCTAGTAAAGGGTTTTGGATTGTAGTTTGTCACTATCCAACAATTTGTAAGAATGTCATGCAGGTCACACATAGCATACAACCTTTTTGCATCAAAATATAGCCAGTATGGGCCTTATTAATTGATTAAATCATCAAGAATTAAACTGTTCAGACGTATCACAAATCAGACATGTTGTTTAGGAGAAACAATCATTAAAAGCACCGTAATCAAATTATTCAAGCATCTAATGCATGCTTTCCTGACTTGACACATCAGCATGCCAACCAGCAAGAGGCCTTCCAAAAAGGGGCGCACAGTTCCATTGCCCAGGGATGGATTGGCAGCGTCAGTTTTTTTGAAAGCAGAGCCAAATTTTGCGAAACAAAACATTAGATATTTTTGTCCGTAATGCCAAATTTTAGTATAGTTATATGGGCTGCAAGCCAAAGCCCCTTAACGTGCTGGAAGGAACATGTACTGATTTTTACGGATCTTACAAGGATAAAAGCAATAAACTTTTCCCACTCGGAAATTGTGGGAATATGTAGTTTTGAGAGGACAGATTTGGAGTTGCCAAAATACTACTCTCAGAGAGAATTCCACAAATGCAAAAGTATAACAACTAACATAAACTGATAGCAAAAATTTGGAGtgttaaagaaagaaaaggcttACAGTAATGCAAAAAATCAGTCCATGCCACATGTATTGAACAGTATGGCATGGCAGTACAGCACGGCCCcattgaaagaaaaatatggtCACGGTTATAGCAGAAAAACAATGCAACTGCACATCAGAAACAAGTGGGTGGGGAGACGTACCACGCCATTTACTGACAATTGATGAGGCTGAAATATTGAAAAAGGTTGTTTTGCACTCAGTAGCCACAGCTTTTGCTAGCATTGTCTGAAACGAAATATATGCAGGTAGTTACACCAATTGCACTTTATGATGGTCAGTGATTTTAGTTTGGGCATAGCATGACAGCTAATCTATTGAATGGAAAACACTACATCTGAAATGAAACGAAATAACAGAAGAGAACTGGCAAGGAAACGATCGTGAATAATTGGTGTTATCTCATAATCATTTGAAAGCACAATAGCAACACTGTAGGTACTTGGCTTACATGTAATATAGCACAAGTCTCCAAAATGTTGATAGGCCAATAATTAACAGAATCCCAATATGGCATTCAACTGAATGCAAGATATTTTATGGAAGAGTGGAAGACAGTTGAATTTAATCATATTAGGTACGGTTTGGACGAATGTTTCAACAACAAAGTCTCATGATGAAGTGCTAACAATATTGTTAAAACGGGATAACACAGTTTCACAGAAATGAATAAAAACAGctgtaaaagaaaaatgcaaacaaAATTGTTAAGGGCGAACCTTTCCTGTTCCTGGTGGACCAAAAAGCAATATACCTTTCCAAGGTGATAACAGACCTGTGAAGTACCTATAATCTGAACCTGATTAGGAACAAAGGAGAAGATGTTCATAGAACTAGCAAAACAATGCCTGGTTGATACAAGTTCAAGTTGTTATTTGTCAGTTATCTCGTAGTTACTATAAAGAAATTGACCTTAAAGCACATTGGGGCATTCTAATAGGATATATGGAAGGATCAAAGTAAACAATATCTGGAATGGCATCATGACCAGTTGCATTCACCCATAACAATATTAAGTTGAACTGAATTGACCTTTGAAATCCGGATGGCCATGACAATATGTGAAGTGTGCATCATAAATTTGATTCAAAAAGTTTTATGAGCCATGCATATCGTAGGTATATACAACTATCTAGTACATCAGGGGTAgaccagattttttttaagtggGGGCAAATTATCGGGTGGGGGCACTTCTTGTcaaaattctacaaaaattAACATATTTTTCCTAACTACGTGAACATATCTATTTTAAATTTCAGTGAGAATAACATTGGTTCACCCCTTGAAGCACATGTTAAGCAACAAAGCACTCCTTGGTAATGCAAGGCATATCATTATATCAATATTCTGTTTTATAAGAAGTATCCAGATTGCTTATATCACTTCAGGGAgcaaacaaacctacttaGGATATTTTATAGGCATGACAACAGCTTCTTTGAGAAGACGCTTCGCAGTTTCCAAACCTTTAATGCTTTCCCATTTGACATCTGGACTCCCATGAATGATATCCCTGTAGGAACTAGTGCATTACACCTAGAAGGTATGGTATAAAGGTCTGAAATACATGACAGTACAATTGTACAAAAATGATAAGATGAGGTAGAGCTACATATTTGGTGAGACTGTTACCTCAACAACGTCTCAGCCAAATTGCGTGTTTCTGCAGATTCAAAAGGAGGAAGTAGGGACTTCTGCCTGCAAAGTTCACAATTCACAAAAGGGGTACTTCCACTGAGCTCCAACCATTTCATTATAATTCTTATCAATTAATAGCGTAGAGCTCATGACTTTATTTTGGTAAATATGGAATTCCCTCAGTAGAACATTCGAATTTGCACCAATTCGTAAAATTTTGTCAAATCAACTAAAATGCAGATTTCAATTCTATATAAGCTACAATCCGACTCATGATTGAAGTAGATACTGCAGCCTCAATTGAATTTTACCGCACTCAAAGATTACTAATGATTGACAGAACATCCCAAAATTAGTGATCGGggcattttgtcaaaattaGCTATTCTTAAGAAGTCATCGCAGTAATTCAGATTAAGAAAATGTCGCATGCGAACTAGACGTCTAGTTCTACTGTACCCAAGCAAGTAACGAGTACGGAGTATTACAGTGGCCGAGCCTCCATTGCCCCGTTGTGCAATCCGACCTTTCTATTCTGCAACCGAAAATCAATAGAAAAAGTATTAGTTCTTCGCACCCGACTATTATTCATTGGATCATCACAGAAGTAGTAGTAACATCGAAGCATTCGGAGACAAGGGCGAACCAGACGCTCGAACTGCTCGAAGACggccaggtcggcaccgccgTTGGCGTGGAACGCCGCGGGGCTACTCCcggcggagcctgacccaAGCGGCCGTTCGTCATCGACGTCGTTTCCGTCGCCCTTGGGTTCGCCGCGGATCCCGAGACGCGCGTCGTAGTAGCGCTCGAAGTCCTGAACCGAGGACAGAGCGATTGGGGACAGCGAGATCTCAGCAAGGGAGAGCAGCGATTGGA
The Brachypodium distachyon strain Bd21 chromosome 2, Brachypodium_distachyon_v3.0, whole genome shotgun sequence genome window above contains:
- the LOC100831953 gene encoding katanin p60 ATPase-containing subunit A-like 2; its protein translation is MAAGDEPSITRWSFEDFERYYDARLGIRGEPKGDGNDVDDERPLGSGSAGSSPAAFHANGGADLAVFEQFERLNRKVGLHNGAMEARPLQKSLLPPFESAETRNLAETLLRDIIHGSPDVKWESIKGLETAKRLLKEAVVMPIKYPKYFTGLLSPWKGILLFGPPGTGKTMLAKAVATECKTTFFNISASSIVSKWRGDSEKLVKVLFELARHHAPSTIFLDEIDAIISQRGEARSEHEASRRLKTELLIQMDGLTKTRELVFVLAATNLPWELDAAMLRRLEKRILVPLPEPEARHAMFEEFLPSTPVTMGIPYDVLVENTEGYSGSDIRLVCKEAAMQPLRRLMAVLEGTQEEVPEDELPEVGPIAAEDIELALRNTRPSAHLHTHKYEKFNQDYGSHVIS